In Pedobacter sp. SL55, the following proteins share a genomic window:
- the glmS gene encoding glutamine--fructose-6-phosphate transaminase (isomerizing), with the protein MCGIVGYIGFREAWPIVLKGLKRLEYRGYDSAGIALIDNENLNIYKKAGKVKELEDFAAEKNLAGTIGMGHTRWATHGAPSDRNSHPHTSQNGNLSIIHNGIIENYATLKEELISRGHTFNSDTDTEVLIHLIEDIYQNNKIDLTEAVRLALNEVTGAYAIVIMDEENPNQLIAARKGSPMVIGVGQGEYFIASDATPIIEYTKNVIYLNDNEIAFLKRDELEVKRLDNVIQTPYIQELELKLEMLEKGGYEHFMLKEIYEQPRSIRDCMRGRIYPEEGKVQLGGIKEFADKLKNIDRIIIVACGTSWHAGLVGEYLIEEYARIPVEVEYASEFRYRNPIITEKDVVIAISQSGETADTMAAIEMAKEKGATIFGICNVVGASIPRITHAGVYTHAGPEIGVASTKAFTAQVTVLTLMAFYMAQQKGTITNSKLTELLTELDCIPDKIHAALQSNDIIKEISAKIKDASNCLFLGRGSGFPVALEGALKLKEISYIHAEGYPAAEMKHGPIALIDEEMPVVFIATKNSSYEKVISNIQEVKARKGQVIAIVTEGDTEVKKMADYCIEIPDASEAFLPLLATIPLQLLSYHIAVMRGCNVDQPRNLAKSVTVE; encoded by the coding sequence ATGTGTGGAATTGTAGGCTATATAGGCTTTAGAGAAGCTTGGCCAATTGTTTTAAAAGGTCTAAAAAGACTTGAATACAGAGGATACGACAGCGCCGGAATTGCGCTAATTGACAACGAAAATTTAAACATTTACAAGAAGGCCGGAAAGGTAAAAGAGCTAGAAGATTTTGCCGCCGAAAAAAACCTTGCTGGCACAATTGGCATGGGGCATACCCGCTGGGCAACCCACGGAGCGCCTTCCGATAGAAATTCACACCCTCATACCTCTCAAAACGGAAACTTAAGTATTATCCATAATGGTATTATTGAGAACTACGCAACGCTAAAAGAAGAGCTAATTTCTAGAGGGCATACTTTCAACAGTGATACCGATACGGAAGTCTTAATTCACCTCATCGAAGACATTTACCAAAACAACAAGATAGACCTTACCGAGGCAGTACGTTTAGCACTAAATGAAGTAACCGGAGCCTACGCCATTGTAATTATGGACGAAGAAAATCCAAACCAGCTAATTGCCGCAAGAAAAGGAAGCCCAATGGTAATTGGTGTTGGTCAAGGAGAATACTTTATCGCCTCAGACGCTACCCCGATTATAGAGTATACCAAAAATGTAATTTACCTAAACGATAACGAAATTGCTTTCCTAAAACGTGATGAGCTAGAAGTAAAACGTTTAGATAATGTGATACAAACGCCATACATACAAGAACTAGAACTTAAACTAGAAATGTTAGAGAAAGGTGGTTACGAGCATTTCATGTTAAAAGAAATCTACGAGCAACCTAGATCTATTCGTGATTGTATGAGAGGACGTATATACCCAGAAGAGGGCAAAGTACAACTAGGAGGAATTAAAGAGTTTGCAGACAAGCTAAAAAACATTGACAGGATCATTATTGTAGCTTGTGGTACTTCTTGGCATGCTGGTTTAGTTGGCGAGTATTTGATTGAAGAGTACGCCCGTATTCCGGTGGAAGTAGAATATGCTTCGGAGTTTAGGTACAGAAACCCAATTATTACTGAAAAAGACGTGGTAATTGCTATTTCTCAATCTGGAGAAACGGCAGATACGATGGCTGCCATAGAAATGGCGAAAGAAAAAGGTGCTACTATTTTTGGAATCTGTAACGTAGTGGGCGCATCTATCCCTCGTATTACACATGCAGGCGTTTACACCCACGCAGGGCCAGAAATTGGCGTAGCCTCTACCAAAGCTTTTACGGCACAGGTTACGGTACTTACGTTGATGGCCTTTTATATGGCGCAACAAAAAGGAACCATTACCAATAGCAAGCTAACCGAACTGCTTACAGAGCTAGACTGCATTCCTGATAAAATCCATGCGGCATTACAATCTAATGATATCATCAAAGAAATTTCTGCAAAAATCAAAGATGCAAGCAACTGCTTATTTTTAGGCCGTGGAAGTGGTTTCCCAGTAGCCCTCGAAGGTGCCTTAAAACTAAAAGAGATTTCTTATATACATGCAGAAGGGTACCCGGCAGCAGAAATGAAACACGGCCCCATTGCCTTAATAGATGAAGAAATGCCTGTAGTGTTTATTGCCACCAAAAACTCATCTTACGAAAAGGTAATTAGCAATATACAAGAGGTTAAAGCAAGAAAAGGACAGGTAATTGCCATTGTAACCGAAGGCGATACCGAAGTAAAGAAAATGGCTGATTACTGTATCGAAATTCCAGATGCGAGCGAAGCCTTTTTACCTTTGCTGGCTACCATTCCGCTACAACTACTTTCTTACCACATTGCGGTAATGAGAGGTTGCAATGTAGATCAACCTCGTAACCTAGCCAAATCGGTAACGGTAGAATAA
- a CDS encoding energy transducer TonB: MKKLTLIAFLAIANTGFAQINAQQDTTLIYNSPMYTKDPVRSKWRPVIKKSGEFYQVSFYDKKDILQEVISFEDKELTIRKGAYISYQKSKLKEKGSYEKGHKEGEWITYTSDGETPKKIENFNYGKLHGNYVAYWNGNKEEGSYVGGKKVGNWKFNYKDGTLAGEEFYDETGKKTEGKYYDNKGNVTAYENLFGPASYEGGLKEFYKYLASEIKYPTQSAKQKIQGTVKLSFIVKKNGTIEDVEIVAAPNNELATEAIRVLELSEGWLPGKMFGEVVNTKYNIPIKFSLNR, from the coding sequence ATGAAAAAACTAACGCTTATAGCTTTTTTAGCCATTGCCAACACTGGTTTTGCACAAATTAACGCCCAACAAGACACTACGTTGATCTACAATAGTCCAATGTACACCAAAGATCCTGTTCGCTCTAAATGGCGGCCAGTTATTAAAAAGTCTGGCGAATTTTATCAAGTTTCTTTTTACGACAAAAAAGATATATTACAAGAAGTGATAAGTTTTGAAGACAAGGAGCTTACCATTAGAAAGGGAGCTTATATCAGCTACCAAAAAAGCAAGCTAAAAGAAAAAGGCAGCTATGAAAAAGGGCATAAAGAAGGAGAATGGATTACTTACACCAGTGATGGCGAAACCCCAAAAAAGATAGAGAATTTTAATTATGGGAAACTACACGGTAATTATGTAGCATACTGGAACGGGAACAAAGAAGAAGGTAGTTATGTAGGGGGTAAAAAAGTAGGAAATTGGAAATTTAACTACAAGGATGGTACATTGGCCGGCGAAGAGTTTTATGATGAAACAGGCAAAAAAACCGAAGGCAAATATTACGACAATAAAGGTAATGTTACTGCTTACGAAAATTTATTTGGCCCAGCTAGTTACGAAGGTGGACTGAAAGAGTTCTATAAGTATTTAGCCTCAGAAATTAAATATCCTACGCAATCTGCCAAACAAAAAATACAAGGAACAGTGAAACTAAGTTTTATTGTTAAAAAAAACGGAACTATTGAAGATGTAGAAATTGTAGCAGCACCTAATAACGAACTGGCTACTGAGGCCATACGGGTACTGGAATTATCAGAGGGTTGGCTGCCAGGCAAAATGTTTGGCGAAGTGGTAAACACCAAGTACAATATTCCAATAAAATTTTCTTTGAACAGATAA